From Aspergillus fumigatus Af293 chromosome 3, whole genome shotgun sequence, a single genomic window includes:
- a CDS encoding fungal specific transcription factor domain-containing protein, translating to MAGWLACRAESEQTNSMQESRLQQLEEKMESILEGSIPNRHAETPKAYSRGLRSRGNTSESSRTRELSLTPGNPGDETGLDNADTLPFAMPPKEVVAEGIDLYFKYCHKQPLWLFLPDSLSIPEQCRSEVLFGVLSLALRYSNNPFLDGRTDQMCRQYAEAARSYVMFRIVQGTVDLSTLQCLCLIALAEYIGEINPGLTKSPVINVPLANDTHLAWLHIGLATNLAKCAGLDIEQHEGESTPALEERRRLFWSIHLLNQQYAPHSMQLNMLRDIHNPKYMAVNIDSPREMGMKPPRNPEENDALGGIWVYMVQLSSLWSEVQHYVSHCASGDPMPPWSVDSGYCIIGAHLMDIETKFPTSHRYDSVRFQERSPEELNRAREYWSPWLYLQFTYHAVHSVLNHPFLYSWRPQQPAQLAVPNTFWKTSSELALIHTTWTARLIDMITEKEYQLSDPFLGHVVAIAATILIYYCRAADATVRDSAQRKLETCTRFLSDLATKWPRVQAICLIQSAFAVSPHSHDHHQPRRTLSIDTSLMWDILCYNSPKTPFASPGGGLFDASLLQPSEQKHPDQTTVETEIFHHSARTVDTSDGGQALPPCSSTVGHRAASENEQSEPWSSTNSIAADNGPCQGPFPREALAWSGLGLPGDVSFMDVTRDPFFQFQDHENPYQGIWEIGNL from the exons atggctggctggctggccTGCAGAGCGGAGAGTGAGCAGACTAATTCGATGCAGGAGAGCCGACTGCAGCagcttgaagagaagatggaatCGATATTGGAAGGATCAAT ACCGAATCGCCATGCCGAAACCCCCAAGGCGTATTCTCGCGGCCTCCGTAGTCGCGGGAATACATCGGAATCAAGCAGGACGAGGGAATTGTCCCTGACGCCAGGGAACCCTGGCGATGAGACAGGCCTTGACAATGCAGATACGTTGCCCTTTGCGATGCCGCCAAAAGAGGTCGTTGCGGAGGGTATTGATCTGTATTTCAAATACTGCCACAAGCAACCTCTATGGCTCTTCCTTCCAGATAGCCTTTCAATTCCAGAACAATGTCGCAGCGAGGTGTTATTTGGTGTACTGAGTCTCGCGTTGCGTTACTCGAACAATCCGTTTCTGGACGGACGAACAGACCAGATGTGTCGGCAATATGCCGAGGCCGCTCGCAGCTACGTCATGTTCCGAATAGTCCAGGGGACCGTGGACCTCTCAACCCTACAATGTCTCTGTTTGATTGCACTAGCTGAATACATTGGTGAGATCAATCCTGGACTGACAAAGTCACCCGTCATTAATGTGCCCTTAGCTAATGACACCCATCTCGCTTGGCTACACATTGGTCTTGCCACAAACCTTGCCAAATGTGCAGGTCTCGACATCGAGCAGCACGAAGGCGAATCCACGCCTGCATTGGAGGAGCGGCGAAGGTTGTTCTGGAGCATCCATCTTCTTAATCAGCAATACGCTCCCCACAGCATGCAGCTGAATATGCTGCGGGACATTCACAATCCGAAATACATGGCTGTCAACATCGACTCTCCACGGGAGATGGGGATGAAGCCACCTCGGAATCCTGAGGAAAACGATGCCTTAGGAGGAATCTGGGTGTACATGGTGCAGTTATCCAGTCTTTGGAGCGAAGTGCAGCATTATGTTTCGCACTGTGCCAGTGGAGACCCCATGCCACCTTGGTCTGTGGACTCTGGTTATTGTATTATCGGGGCTCACCTGATGGACATTGAAACAAAGTTTCCCACCTCCCATCGATACGACTCTGTACGGTTTCAGGAGCGTTCGCCAGAGGAATTAAATCGTGCCCGTGAGTACTGGAGTCCCTGGCTGTACCTCCAGTTCACCTACCATGCAGTGCACAGCGTCTTAAACCACCCTTTCCTCTACTCGTGGCGACCTCAGCAGCCTGCTCAGCTTGCAGTACCAAATACCTTCTGGAAGACATCATCCGAGCTGGCACTCATCCACACAACCTGGACGGCTCGCCTCATTGACATGATCACTGAGAAGGAATACCAACTGTCTGACCCTTTCCTTGGCCATGTCGTGGCGATCGCCGCCACCATCCTTATTTACTACTGTCGTGCCGCGGATGCCACCGTGAGGGACTCTGCTCAACGGAAGCTGGAGACGTGCACGAGATTCTTGAGTGACTTGGCCACCAAATGGCCCCGAGTCCAGGCAATT TGCCTCATACAGTCGGCATTTGCCGTCAGTCCGCATTcgcatgatcatcatcaaccacgCAGGACCCTATCAATAGATACATCATTGATGTGGGACATCCTCTGCTATAATTCTCCCAAGACTCCATTCGCCTCTCCCGGTGGCGGTCTCTTCGATGCGTCCTTGTTACAGCCTTCCGAGCAGAAGCATCCGGACCAAACGACGGTTGAGACCGAGATCTTCCATCATTCCGCCAGGACGGTAGATACTTCCGACGGGGGGCAAGCGTTGCCTCCATGCTCGAGTACAGTGGGCCATCGGGCGGCTTCTGAAAACGAACAGTCCGAGCCTTGGAGCAGTACGAACTCGATTGCAGCTGACAATGGCCCATGTCAAGGCCCATTTCCACGGGAAGCATTGGCGTGGTCGGGTTTGGGGTTGCCAGGCGATGTTTCCTTCATGGACGTTACGCGTGATCCTTTTTTCCAGTTTCAGGACCATGAAAATCCGTATCAAGGGATTTGGGAGATTGGAAATCTCTGA
- a CDS encoding iron-sulfur cluster-binding protein, rieske family domain protein, with amino-acid sequence MTEYDRPFSIELPAKRQAVTMAATVASWLGYIPSLAGDKELPDEPPKALPASWYYSPEIYQLERRAIFSKRWILVTHKLRFTKPGDFLRFEEAGFSFVLCLDREGNLNGFHNICRHRAYPLVSEDEGNVKILSCKYHGWSYSLNGKLAKAPKFEVVPGFQKENQSLFPVHVHTDALGFIWVNLDSSPNPVPWEEDFDGVDRQERFQRFDFTQYKFDHTWQMTGDYNWKTLADNYNECYHCTIAHPDVARLADLSYYYTVSTPGHIQHFSRPKPDKVDEDIQNASTYYFPNACMTVSPHFFYMMRCVPTSATSCSMEYEVYRHIEASDEDFEYIDSFFKRVLDEDKHLCNAAQKNLNAGVFVNGQLHPDLESAPLFFQNTVRSLLKSHSDEERKINREIWPARQHSAGQATAEDVAFCLGHYNFNMISFRQCLAIAALPLAHTALALNDISSRAQSATNLCGDNDYIILESSPWIVYNMLYNAAQMVGTQCTNYDGMTTSDSGTKEVLWSSVTDIDYVASTNNVPKGYSFVGLTQNLETKLSAISSIPAVYNWTRTNITEFKGNICFDFMTNDVKGDSTSSSSRELMLWLQYEGGQLPIGWTNGPAATIDNLFGTSWTLYEDINTDTGITVSTLMPTKQFEGSFSGDLKNWLLAMADLGRFTESTYVNVGNAGYL; translated from the exons ATGACTGAGTATGACAGACCATTCAGCATTGAATTGCCTGCAAAACGTCAGGCTGTCACCATGGCTGCTACAGTTGCGTCTTGGCTAGGGTACATTCCCTCCCTTGCAGGAGACAAAGAGCTCCCAGATGAGCCACCCAAAGCCCTTCCAGCTTCGTGGTACTACTCCCCAGAGATATATCAGTTGGAGCGAAGAGCTATTTTTTCCAAGAGATGGATCTTGGTTACTCACAAGCTGCGCTTCACAAAACCCGGTGACTTCCTTCGGTTTGAGGAAGCTGGATTCTCCTTTGTGTTATGCCTTGACCGAGAAGGTAACTTGAACGGCTTTCACAATATCTGCCGCCATCGTGCATATCCCCTCGTCTCGGAAGACGAGGGCAACGTCAAGATCCTGTCGTGCAAATATCATGGGTGGTCGTACAGCCTCAATGGGAAGTTAGCCAAAGCTCCCAAGTTTGAAGTCGTCCCGGGGTTCCAGAAAGAGAATCAGAGTTTGTTCCCCGTGCATGTCCATACTGATGCACTGGGCTTCATTTGGGTCAATCTTGACTCTTCACCGAATCCAGTTCCCTGGGAAGAAGACTTCGACGGGGTTGACCGGCAAGAACGATTCCAGAGGTTCGACTTCACCCAGTACAAGTTTGACCATACATGGCAGATGACCGGCGACTATAACTGGAAAACACTGGCGGATAATTATAATGAATGCTATCATTGCACTATTGCGCATCCTGACGTGGCGAGGCTGGCCGATCTTTCATATTACTATACCGTTTCCACACCGGGGCATATTCAGCATTTCTCCCGACCAAAGCCGGATAAGGTAGATGAGGATATACAGAATGCCAGCACCTACTACTTTCCCAATGCCTGCATGACAGTATC GCCTCATTTCTTCTACATGATGCGATGCGTCCCGACATCTGCAACATCCTGCTCCATGGAGTACGAAGTTTACCGACACATAGAAGCTTCGGATGAGGACTTTGAATATATtgattccttcttcaagagagTTCTGGACGAGGACAAACACCTTTGTAACGCTGCACAGAAAAACCTGAATGCTGGTGTGTTTGTGAATGGTCAGCTCCATCCTGACCTGGAGAGTGCGCCACTGTTCTTCCAGAATACTGTCCGAAGCTTGCTCAAAAGTCACAGCGacgaggagagaaagatAAACAGGGAGATATGGCCCGCGCGGCAGCATTCAGCAGGCCAGGCGACCGCAGAAGATGTCGCTTTTTGCTTAGG ACATTACAACTTCAACATGATTTCTTTCAGACAGTGTCTTGCCATAGCGGCCCTGCCGTTAGCTCATACGGCATTGGCATTGAACGATATATCCTCTCGGGCTCAGTCCGCAACCAATCTCTGCGGAGACAATGATTACATCATTCTCGAGAGTTCACCATGGATTGTGTACAATATGTTGTACAATGCCGCCCAGATGGTTGGCACGCAATGTACGAATTACGATGGAATGACTACCAGCGACAGCGGCACCAAGGAGGTTCTATGGAGTAGCGTGACGGATATCGACTACGTCGCGAGCAC GAATAATGTCCCCAAAGGGTACTCCTTCGTCGGTCTGACCCAGAATCTTGAGACGAAACTGTCCGCCATCAGCTCCATCCCCGCCGTCTACAACTGGACGCGTACCAACATTACTGAGTTCAAGG GAAACATTTGCTTTGACTTCATGACCAACGATGTCAAAGGTGACtcgacttcatcttcgtcgcgtGAGCTCATGCTGTGGCTGCAGTATGAAGGCGGCCAACTGCCCATCGGCTGGACCAATGGGCCAGCTGCCACTATTGACAACCTCTTCGGGACCTCGTGGACGCTGTACGAAGATATCAATACCGACACGGGGATAACAGTCAGCACCCTGATGCCTACTAAGCAATTTGAAGGCTCTTTCTCTGGCGATCTGAAGAACTGGCTGCTCGCCATGGCCGATCTGGGCAGGTTTACCGAGTCGACATATGTCAATGTCGGCAATGCTGGGTATTTATGA
- a CDS encoding cystathionine beta-lyase — protein MRSINASENRSKFIMTAEALNNALPDFHMATRAIHADDFVSPHRAIAPGIHTAVNFRYARDPDELVPEENKDPNAPFDSHIYSRYTAPNANRLEVLLRSLMGGEVITYSTGLSAFHAMLILLNPKRIFIGEGYHGCHSVVDIIHRLTGIQKLDLTQIDQAGPGDIIHVETPLNPTGEARNLAYYRAKASEKGAYLTVDSTFAPPPLQNPLEFGADIVMHSGTKYVGGHSDMLCGILVIHPRRVKEGWLKTLRTDRQYIGSVMGSFEGWLGIRSARTMQLRVTRQAQTAERLAKWLQDQLKDETSPIAKVLSHIQHASLQEDDLKNGWLQKQMPGGFGPVFAVWTKNPEHARRLPSRMFIFQHATSLGGVESLMEWRAMSDARCDHRLLRISCGIEEFDDMKADILQGLESLLRDFP, from the exons ATGAGATCCATCAACGCATCTGAGAATCGCTCAAAATTCATTATGACGGCAGAGGCTCTGAACAATGCACTGCCTGACTTTCACATGGCTACAAGAGCCATTCATGCCGATGATTTTGTCAGTCCCCACCGCGCCATTGCACCTGGCATTCATACCGCGGTGAACTTCCGCTATGCACGCGATCCAGATGAGCTAGTGCCCGAGGAGAATAAAGAT CCAAATGCGCCCTTTGATTCCCACATATATTCCCGCTACACAGCACCCAATGCCAATCGCTTGGAGGTCTTGTTGCGTAGCCTCATGGGCGGTGAAGTAATCACGTACTCGACGGGACTTTCAGCTTTTCATGCcatgctcatcctcctcaacccAAAGCGAATCTTCATTGGAGAGGGATACCATGGATGCCACAGTGTTGTGGACATTATCCACAGACTTACAGGCATCCAAAAACTGGATCTAACGCAGATCGATCAAGCCGGCCCAGGGGATATCATCCACGTCGAAACGCCACTCAACCCTACCGGCGAGGCGCGCAATCTCGCCTACTACCGTGCCAAAGCGAGCGAGAAGGGGGCCTACCTAACAGTGGACTCGACTTTTGCTCCGCCCCCGCTGCAGAACCCCCTGGAGTTCGGAGCCGACATTGTGATGCACAGTGGAACCAAGTACGTGGGCGGTCATTCCGATATGCTTTGCGGGATCTTGGTTATTCACCCCCGCCGAGTTAAGGAGGGATGGTTGAAAACGCTCCGTACGGATCGCCAATACATCGGTAGTGTCATGGGGAGCTTTGAGGGCTGGTTGGGGATCCGGTCTGCTCGCACCATGCAGCTCCGTGTGACTAGACAAGCTCAAACGGCAGAAAGACTGGCTAAGTGGTTACAGGACCAGCTGAAGGACGAAACGTCTCCTATTGCAAAGGTTCTGAGCCATATCCAGCACGCCTCGCTCCAGGAGGATGACTTGAAGAACGGCTggctgcagaagcagatgcCGGGAGGCTTTGGGCCTGTTTTTGCTGTTTGGACGAAGAACCCCGAGCATGCGCGCCGGCTTCCCAGCAGGATGTTTATCTTCCAGCACGCAACTAGTCTTGGGGGGGTTGAGAGTCTGATGGAGTGGCGGGCCATGAGTGACGCACGTTGCGACCACAGATTGTTACGAATTAGCTGCGGGATCGAAGAGTTTGATGATATGAAGGCTGATATTCTGCAAGGACTGGAGTCGCTATTACGGGACTTTCCCTAA
- a CDS encoding putative sarcosine oxidase: MDHFDVAVVGLGVLGSGAAYYAAKKGAKVIAFEQFELGHVRGASHDTSRIVRTSNFAPEYVALAKSAYKDWAELEKITGYQMLTTTGGVVFFAPDSPTSASDFTRSLDTHDVPYELLDAQEVKRRWPQFNIPQSVSTVYTADSAIVHAAKTVSTLQSLARSHGAILKDNTPVERLIPQASGGVIIETPKGQFHAGKVILATDAWINKLLAPLSVHIPVSVMQEQVTYFKPTDAGTFEPDRFPVWIWHGANCFYGFPCYGEPTMKAGRDYSNNLMTPEQRTFVHSPQLLEQLTSFMNGFIPDQDRQPLRTITCQYTITPDRRFIISPLKNYPDIIVGLSAAHAFKFAPAFGRVLAELAVDGRTDEDISLWGIPKGATRNEKL; this comes from the coding sequence ATGGACCATTTTGACGTCGCAGTTGTCGGACTCGGCGTCCTCGGGAGCGGAGCGGCGTACTATGCTGCCAAAAAGGGAGCCAAAGTGATTGCGTTCGAACAGTTCGAGCTGGGCCATGTGCGCGGGGCTTCCCATGATACTTCGCGGATTGTACGAACATCGAATTTTGCACCCGAATATGTGGCCCTGGCCAAATCAGCCTACAAGGACTGGGCCGAGCTTGAAAAGATTACCGGCTATCAGATGTTGACGACCACTGGCGGTGTGGTCTTCTTCGCTCCGGATTCACCAACATCAGCGAGCGACTTTACAAGAAGTCTGGATACTCACGACGTTCCGTATGAGCTGCTGGACGCCCAGGAGGTGAAGAGGCGATGGCCTCAGTTCAATATTCCCCAGAGCGTGTCTACAGTGTACACTGCTGACTCCGCTATCGTCCACGCTGCAAAGACCGTCAGCACCCTGCAGTCTCTAGCGCGTTCCCACGGCGCTATTTTAAAGGACAACACACCAGTGGAACGCCTTATTCCCCAGGCCTCCGGCGGTGTCATAATCGAGACCCCCAAGGGACAATTCCACGCAGGCAAGGTGATCCTTGCAACAGACGCATGGATCAATAAACTCCTCGCTCCGCTTTCCGTACACATCCCCGTCTCCGTGATGCAGGAGCAGGTAACCTACTTCAAGCCCACCGACGCAGGTACATTCGAGCCAGATCGATTCCCTGTCTGGATCTGGCACGGGGCCAACTGTTTCTACGGATTTCCGTGCTACGGCGAGCCGACGATGAAGGCTGGCCGGGATTATTCCAACAACCTCATGACGCCGGAGCAACGCACGTTCGTGCACTCGCCACAACTGCTTGAGCAGCTGACCTCCTTTATGAATGGCTTCATCCCCGACCAGGACCGCCAGCCGCTGCGCACGATTACATGTCAGTATACGATCACGCCTGATCGACGTTTCATCATCAGCCCGTTGAAAAATTACCCCGATATCATTGTTGGCTTGAGCGCTGCCCATGCATTCAAGTTCGCCCCGGCTTTTGGTCGTGTGCTAGCGGAGCTGGCAGTCGATGGCCGGACGGATGAGGATATTTCGCTGTGGGGGATTCCGAAAGGCGCTACTCGAAACGAAAAACTTTGA
- a CDS encoding putative serine/threonine protein kinase — MTVVRPMSRMMKRMLSLRTKPLQFPPAQCAPPIPQHELVDEEASPAYNPKYFYPAKPGELLANHYQLLVKIGWGTRSTTWLAKDITRYRWQPERFVTLKIINNRSLDEAYRERDIEEHISRQNPSHRGRAIIRTHLDSFEVTSSEGSHLCLAYEPMREPLWILQKRFVDQRLPLPIAKAYLLILLAGLDYLHSECGVVHTGR, encoded by the exons ATGACTGTAGTACGGCCCATGAGCCGTATGATGAAGCGCATGCTTTCCCTGCGCACTAAACCACTCCAATTCCCTCCGGCTCAGTGTGCCCCTCCAATTCCTCAACACGAActtgttgatgaagaagcCTCCCCAGCGTACAACCCCAAATACTTCTATCCAGCTAAACCAGGGGAGTTACTTGCCAATCACTATCAGTTACTAGTGAAGATTGGTTGGGGCACACGTTCGACTACGTGGCTGGCAAAAGATATTACAAG ATACAGATGGCAGCCTGAACGTTTTGTAACCCTGAAAATAATAAACAACCGCAGCCTTGACGAAGCTTACCGTGAACGCGACATTGAGGAGCACATTTCAAGGCAAAATCCGTCTCATCGCGGCCGTGCGATCATTCGGACCCACCTTGACAGCTTCGAGGTGACAAGTTCCGAAGGAAGCCATCTATGCCTTGCATATGAGCCTATGCGGGAACCTCTGTGGATTCTTCAGAAACGCTTTGTTGATCAAAGACTCCCTCTCCCCATTGCAAAGGCATATCTCCTTATTCTCCTTGCTGGTCTTGACTATCTCCATTCGGAATGCGGGGTTGTCCATACCGGCAGGTAA
- a CDS encoding putative integral membrane protein Pth11-like yields the protein MSLDQVSGNGTPGDFQHPNQNLRRSIIIALYFAFILSTAAVVLRLVARKINGTRLYLDDYLILVALLFKYGCSIGVTILLFNGLGSHIDMIPEKNLEVYYQIGWSNSFVYTGCILFVKLSILALYKRLFSVPRMIIFANAIAAFVILWALGIFLVGALMCLPVEKFWKPSIEGSCIDANSFYYGQQIPNILTDLIILIMPLKVVWALPISKTQRLLLSGVFMVGGLTLIFDIVRLVAMIEFTKAGPDITYNQVPVVVWTCIEAAVGITAACLPNLKPLFKVAHRQFWSRIGSPSKEERSRRSHGLSDATTLYAYATQTQYSHHTECTKA from the exons ATGTCACTCGATCAGGTGTCCGGCAATGGCACTCCAGGCGACTTTCAACATCCAAACCAGAATCTGCGCCGGTCTATTATTATTGCGCTGTACTTTGCCTTCATCTTGTCCACAGCTGCTGTTGTCTTGCGCCTCGTGGCGAGAAAGATCAATGGGACGAGATTGTACCTCGATGATTATCTGATCCTCGTGGCCTTG CTGTTCAAATATGGATGCTCAATAGGAGTGACCATTC TCCTTTTTAATGGCTTGGGCTCACATATAGACATGATACCTGAGAAGAACCTGGAAGTTTACTATCAG ATCGGATGGTCCAACTCCTTCGTGTACACCGGATGTATCCTCTTCGTCAAGCTCTCGATTCTCGCCTTATACAAACGGCTCTTTTCCGTTCCTCGCATGATAATCTTCGCCAACGCGATCGCGGCTTTTGTCATCCTCTGGGCTCTAGGTATATTTCTGGTCGGTGCCTTGATGTGCTTGCCGGTCGAGAAGTTCTGGAAGCCTTCGATCGAGGGATCGTGTATCGACGCGAACAGTTTCTATTACGGACAGCAGATTCCAAATATTTTGACGGACCTGATCATTCTCATTATGCCATTGAAGGTTGTTTGGGCTCTACCAATCTCCAAGACGCAGAGACTTTTGCTTTCGGGAGTCTTCATGGTTGGCGGACT AACATTGATTTTCGATATCGTACGATTGGTGGCTATGATTGAGTTCACGAAAGCTGGGCCCGATATCACCT ACAACCAAGTTCCTGTTGTTGTCTGGACGTGCATCGAAGCGGCGGTAGGCATCACAGCGGCGTGTCTTCCCAACCTGAAGCCTCTATTTAAGGTTGCCCACCGTCAATTCTGGTCTCGGATCGGATCACCgtccaaggaggagagaTCCAGAAGATCCCACGGGCTGTCCGATGCCACCACGCTTTACGCTTATGCCACGCAAACTCAGTACAGTCATCACACTGAATGCACTAAAGCGTAG
- a CDS encoding type 1 glutamine amidotransferase domain-containing protein, protein MTGKKILIILTDAKSFPLKKTSGPDAGKTVEQPSGFFLMELAKPLEKILAAGYEVTFASPKGLEPTPDPLSESLAAFAGNFYERRRENDLIDRMKRENGFSRPRPLGTISDAELDSFAGVFIPGGHAPLSDLGSDKEVGRVLRHFHAKKKPTASICHGPIAFLSTKQAGDGSFIYKGYKITCWSDAEEKVMETMFGGEVKKVESSLRNEGAEMVEGPREKVGNITVDRELVTGGNPLAANALGDQFLKMLSVH, encoded by the coding sequence ATGACCGGAAAAAagatcctcatcatcctcaccGACGCCAAATCCTTCCCCTTGAAGAAAACCTCCGGCCCCGACGCCGGCAAAACAGTCGAACAGCCATCTGGCTTCTTCCTCATGGAGCTCGCCAAACCTCTCGAGAAAATCCTGGCTGCAGGCTATGAGGTAACCTTCGCCTCACCTAAGGGCCTCGAACCCACTCCGGACCCGCTCAGCGAATCCCTCGCCGCCTTCGCAGGCAACTTCTACGAACGCCGGCGTGAGAACGACCTTATCGACCGCATGAAGCGCGAGAACGGGTTTAGTCGCCCCAGACCGCTCGGCACCATTAGCGACGCGGAGCTGGATTCCTTCGCGGGGGTGTTCATCCCCGGAGGCCATGCGCCGTTGTCGGATCTAGGTAGCGATAAGGAGGTGGGTCGGGTGCTGCGGCATTTCCACGCGAAGAAAAAACCCACCGCCTCGATTTGTCATGGCCCGATTGCGTTTCTGAGTACGAAGCAGGCGGGGGATGGGTCATTTATTTACAAGGGGTATAAGATCACGTGCTGGAGTGatgcggaggagaaggtcaTGGAGACTATGTTCGGTGGGGAGGTCAAGAAAGTGGAGTCATCCCTGCGCAATGAAGGCGCTGAGATGGTCGAAGGGCCTAGGGAGAAGGTTGGGAATATCACTGTTGACCGTGAGTTGGTGACAGGGGGCAATCCTCTGGCGGCGAATGCGTTAGGGGATCAATTTTTGAAGATGCTTAGTGTTCATTGA